CACTGCAATACCGGTGGCCTCGCTACGGCAGGCATTGGTACGGCTATCGGCGTATTATTGAAAGCCCATCAGCAAGGTAATATTCAGCAGGTGTGGGTCGATGAAACCCGTCCTTTACTGCAAGGCGGCCGCTTAACTGCCTGGGAGTTAGGTGAGTTAGGTATTCCATATCAATTGATTTGTGATTCGATGGCTGCCAGCCTGATGGCTCAGGGCAAAGTGGATGCTATCTGGGTTGGCGCAGATCGCATTGCCGCCAACGGCGATGTGGCAAATAAAATAGGCACCTACAGTTTGGCGGTGTTGGCCCACTATCACCATATTCCGTTCTATGTTGCCGCCCCACACACCACCCATGATCCAAACTGCCCGAATGGTGCAGCGATCCCAATCGAGCAGCGTGCCGCCAGTGAAGTGACCGGTGTCTCAGGCAGCTTTGGCAGTTGCCATTGGGCACCACAAGATGCCGCGGTGTATAATCCGGCATTTGATGTCACACCGGCGGCATTGATCAGTGGTTGGGTATTAGACAGCGGCGTCATTAGCCCAGAACAAGTGGCGGCAGGCTTCTTCCAACCAAAGAATTAGCAATGTTTGCAATTTTATCCCCAAAGTAATTGGAGTCGCAGATAAGCAAGCCTGGCTAACACCGCTGCGGCTTCAAGTGCGAAGGGGCTCAATCCAAACGTGGATAAGCATCGGCTATCTTATCGCCAGTAAAATGCGCCACCCACCCCTCAGGATTATCAAATACCCGAATAGCCGTGAAATTCGGTGCAGACCCCATATCAAACCAGTGGCGAGTATTGGCAGGCACAGAGAGTAAATCATTCTTTTCGCACAAAATTTGATAAATTTTACCGTTCAGATGCAAACAGAACAGCCCTGACCCTGCAACGAAAAAGCGCACTTCATCTTCACCGTGAGTATGTTCCGATAAAAACTTCTCGCGTAACACGTCTCGCTGGGCGTTATCGGGCCGCATGCTGATCACATCCCAGCTCTGATAACCCTTCTCTGCCACCAGCCGGTCAATCTCATGTTGATAAGCTGCAATCACCGCCTCTGGTTGTGGGTTTTCACCCAGTTCACGATCTGCCTGCCAGCGCTCAAAGCGCACACCAATGGCGGTCAGTTGCTGTTGAATTTCTTCAGCATCACGGCTTTGCCACAGCGCTTGTTCCGGCTGCTTATCACTAAAAATCGTTAATCCGCTCATGCTGTAAAATCCTCTAAAATGATTTGATCAAAACGACTCACCTGTGGGTGGTGGCTTTCGTTATCAGGTAAGTCGCGAATCAGTTGGCAAGTATGCCAGCCCGCCAGTTGAGCGGCGTCCAGCTCTTGACGGATATCAGATAAAAACAGCAGTGCTGGCGGTGCGATAGCTAATTGATGCGCAATATTCTGATAAGAACTCACCTCACGTTTCCCACCGACATGGGTATCAAAATAGCCGCTGAATAACGGGCGTAAATCCCCTGCATCGCTGTAACCAAACAGCAATTTCTGCGCAGCAACCGAGCCAGAAGAGTAGACATATAACCCCACCCCCTGTTGCTGCCAGTCAGCCAATTGCTGGGCCACTTCTGGGTAAAGATGGCCGAGAAAATCCCCTTGCAGATAACCGGTGCGCCAGATAATGCCCTGAATCGCTTTCAATGCTGTGGATTTACGATCTTCATCCATAAAACCATGTAACGCGGTAATCAAGGTTTCTATATCAGCATCCGGCAGTGCAAGTTCATGGCGCAAACTGGCTAGCGCAGTGGCAATCTCTTCATCCTGCTGGTGTGCGTGTAAATAAGGCGTCAGTCGCTCGCGGGCATAGGGGAACAGCACCTGATGGACAAAGCGAATGTCACTGGTGGTGCCTTCAATATCGGTAACAATAGCCTGGATCATTTAGCCCCCACATTAAAATTTACGTCAACTAATCGACGTTGCAGTTCACACTGGAACAAGAATTCCAGCCCTTCCAGATGACGACGGGCTTGTGCCACGCTATTTCCCCAGCAATACAGGCCATGACCGCGCACCAAAAATCCGTAGCGAAGCGGGTTATTATCTGCCAGTGCGGCAACCCGTTGGGCCAGCGCGGAAATATCCTGATCATTGTCAAAAATAGGGATGACAACCGCATCTAAATGGCTGTGCTGACCTGATAGCGATTTCTGCATTTCATAGCCTTGCAAGACTAATTCATGGCTACGCTCAACCCGCGATAACACAGTGGCATTCACTGAATGAGTATGTAACACCGCATTGATCTCTGGATACCGACGATAAAGCAAGGTATGCAAGCCGGTCTCCGCTGACGGTGTACGCCCACTGGGAACATGGTTGTTGGCAGTTTCTACCAGTAGAAAATCGTCAGCGGTGAGGCTGCCTTTATCTTTACCTGATTCGGTAACCAGACAGTGAGCCGAGTCCAGCCGCAGGGACATATTACCACCGGTCGCCGGGCACCAGCCCTTCTCTCCGATCCAATGGCAGGCGGCTAACAGTGCCTCCAGTTGTACATTTTCTGTCATTGCATATCCCTGTTGTGGTGTAGGTGTGTCATCACATTTGGCAACCGCTATCTGCCCGACGATTACCCTTAGTACATTTTTATCTATGCTTAGCAAATTACGTCATTTAGCCGTTTAAACATCTAAGCGTCTTGATTGCCAAATCTTAACATCGTGTTATATTGACGGCAACATACCGCGCCAGGAGTATTCATCTGCATGAGCACTTTATCCTTTATTCCAGACAGTAAATTGCCGGCACAAGGCACCACAATCTTTACGCAAATGAGTGCATTGGCGCAAAAATACCAAGCGATAAACTTATCGCAAGGGTTCCCCGATTTTGATGGCCCAGACTATTTGAAACAGCAATTGGCCTATCACGTCAGCCAAGGTGCGAACCAATATGCCCCAATGACCGGCGTGGCACCGCTGCGAAAGGCAATTGCGGAGAAAACGGCTAAAATCTACGGTTGGCAGCCCGATGCCGATGGCGAAGTCACTATCACTACCGGTGCCAGCGAAGCCTTGTTCGCCGCCATTACCGCTTTGGTACGCCCAGGCGACGAAGTTATTTGCTTTGACCCCAGCTACGACAGCTATGCACCGGTGGTTAAATTGGCGGGCGGTATACTCAAGCGCGTGGCACTAAAACCCCCAACATTCGCCACCGACTGGTCTGAATTCGCTGATCTGGTTTCTGAACGCACCCGTCTGGTTATCGTCAATACGCCGCATAACCCTTCAGCGACCGTTTGGCGGGCGGCAGACTTTGAACAACTGTGGCAAGTGATTGCTGAACGTAATATCTATGTGCTGAGCGATGAGGTGTACGAACACATCTGCTTTAGCGCCGCAGGCCATGCCAGTGTGCTGGCTCATCCGCAACTGCGCCAGCGCGCCATTGCCGTGTCCTCTTTCGGCAAAACCTTTCATATGACTGGCTGGAAAGTGGGCTATTGCATCGCCCCTGCCGCTATCAGTGCCGAAGTGCGAAAAATTCATCAATATCTGACCTTTTCGGTTTGCACGCCGGTTCAGCTCGCATTGGCGGATATGCTCAATGCTGAACCTGAGCACTGGCAGCAACTGTCAGAATTTTATCGTGCTCGTCGCGATCGCTTCGTCAATGCTCTGTCCACCAGCCGCCTGAAAATCCTACCGAGCGCAGGCACCTATTTCCTGTTGGCTGATTACAGTGCGGTTTCTGATCTTGATGATGTTGAATTTTGCCAATGGTTAACCGAACATATCGGCGTGGCCGCAATACCGTTATCGGTATTCTGTGAAGGCCCGTTCCCCCATAAACTGATCCGGTTGTGCTTCGCCAAGCAGGATGCCACGCTGGACGCCGCTGCGGAGCGATTGTGTCAACTTTAAAACTGACCCTGCTGCAACAGCCATTGGTATGGTTGGATGCACAGGCTAATCTGCGCCATTTTGACATGCTGTTGGAGCCACTCCGGCAGCGTGATGTAATTGTGTTGCCAGAGATGTTTACCACCGGCTTTGCCATGAATGCGGCTGAAAATGCCTTGCCAGAGCAAGAGGTCATTAACTGGTTGCGCCATTGGGCCACCGTTACTGACGCTCTGATTGGCGGCAGTGTGGCGCTGAAAACCGCGCAGGGTGCCGTGAACCGCTTCCTGCTGGTTGAACCGAGTGGGCGGGTTCATCACTACGATAAACGCCACTTATTCCGCATGGCCGGTGAGCACCATCACTATCAAGCGGGCAAAGAGCGCAAGGTGGTGGAATGGCGTGGCTGGCGAATCTTGATGCAAGTTTGCTATGACCTGCGTTTTCCGGTGTGGTCACGTAATTTGCAAGATTATGATTTGGCTCTGTATGTGGCTAACTGGCCTGCTCCCCGTGCCAAACACTGGCAAAGTTTACTGACAGCGCGCGCGATAGAAAATCAGGCTTACGTCGCCGGATGTAACCGGGTCGGCGATGATGATAACGGCCATCACTATCAGGGCGACAGTGTGATTCTGGATGCTCAAGGCGAGGTGTTGGCGCAAGCAGAACCGGGACTGGCTGCGCAACTGGATGCTGAGTTGTCTTTAGACGCATTGCAGCACTATCGCGCAGCGTTTCCGGCGTGGCGCGATGTTGATGATTTTTTATTATTGTAAAGGTAAAACGAGGGGGAGCATGGCGCAAAAGTGCCCCCCAAGGGTGTTAAACCCGCCGCCAAGCTAGCACTGTTTCCAGATAAGCCTGAATAGCCATCGCAATATCACGGCGCGTGACGGATTCATCAGGATGATGACTGACTCCCCCTTTGCAGCGCACAAACAACATCCCTACCGGCCAGCACTCGGCAACGGCAGTGGCATCATGCCCCGCACCGCTGGGTAGTGCTAACGAGCTACCCTGCACCCGATCAATACTGGCGTTGATTCGCTGGCGCAAAACCGCATCACATTCGGTAGCACTGATACGGTAAAACTCTTCCGATGAAAAAATCAGGCCGCGGCGTGCGGCAATGACTTGCGCCTGCGCCAACAAACTGACCAGTAACTGGTCCACGTGACTGTCCTGCGGGCCACGAATATCCAGCGTCAGAACCACCTCTCCGGCAATCACATTCACAGCACCTGGCGAACAACTGAGTGTTCCAACTGTCGCCACTAAATGTTCACCATAGCAAGTGGTCAACCGTTCAACGGCACCAATCCATTGTGCCGCGCCGGCTAATGCATCTTGCCGCTGCCCCATCGGCACCGTACCGGCATGGCCCGCAGAGCCGATGAATCGGCAATTCAGGCGGCGTGCACCATTAATTGCCGTCACCACGCCCAATGCCAAATCGGCCTTTTCTAAACACGGCCCCTGTTCAATATGCAGCTCCAGATAAGCGCAAAAATCACTCACCTCACGCCGCGCACTGGCTATCGCCGTGGGGTCAAAATCAAGGTTTTCCATTGCCTGCGCCACACTGATACCTTCAGTATCGGTTTTACTCAGCCAATCGGCTGACCAGCGCCCAGTGATCCCCTTACTCCCCAGCAGCGTAATACCAAAGCGCGTTCCCTCTTCATCGGCAAAACCAATCACCTCAATGGCCACCGGCAACCGCTGTTGCTGACGGTGCAAATACCCCACCACTTCTAATGCACTTAATACGCCTAACATGCCATCGTAACGGCCTGCGTTACGCACCGTATCAAGATGAGAGCCTAACAATATGGCTGGCGCATCGGATTGCAGCCCTTCATAACGGCCACAAATATTACCAACTGCATCTTGCCAGACGCGCATCCCGACCGCCTGCATCCATTCGCCCACCTGCTGATTTGCCCGCAAATGTTCAGGAGATAGATACACCCGCGTCAACGCATCCGCTGATTCACTGATGGTCGCCAGCACATCACAACGGGCCAATACCCGTAATGCAGCTTGCTCTGCCTCGGCATCCGGCAGGGTAACGGCCATTATTTCGCTCCGTTTACTGTATCAATAGCCTGTTTGTCACTCTCAGCCTGATAAACATTCCACGCGCTTTGCAAGCCGTTGCCCTGAACCGTGGCAAAACCTAAACGGTTTAATACCGCCTCCAATGCCACCAGTGTTTGCAGCACACAATCTTTGCGCGCGTTGTAGCCCATGGTGCCGATACGCCAAATCTTGCCATTTAACGGCCCGAATGAGGTACCAATCTCGATACCAAAATCATTTAACATCAGTTGCCGTACTTGTTCACCGTGAATACCTGCCGGGATAACCACCCCCAACACATTGTTCATCCGGTGCCCTATATCACCAAAGACTGCCAGCCCCATACCTTGAATACCAGCCAACAACGCCGAACCATGCAAAGCATGACGGGCAATCCCGTTGTCCAATCCCTCTTCCAGCATTACTCGTGCGCATTCTCGGGCCGCAAACAACATACTGGTGGCTTCGGTATGATGATTCAGGCGCTCCGGCCCCCAATAATCCATGATCATGCCCAAATCAAAGTAATTGGAATAGATCATCTCTTCGTCACCATCAGCATGATCCTGAGTACGGATCCCCTGCTCAATACACTTGCGCCGCCGTACTTGCTCAGCGAATTGTGGGCTAAGGGTTACCGGAGCACTGCCTGATGGCCCGCCAAGGCACTTTTGCAACCCGGCCGATACCGCGTCCAGCCCCCAGGCATCGGTTTCTAATACGTTTCCGCCCAGTGATGCAGTCGCATCGGTATAAAACAGCACGTGATGGCGGCGACAGATCTCGCCCAACTCAGCCAGCGGCTGCAACATGGTGGTTGACGTATCACCCTGCACCGTCAATAACAGTCGTGGGCGCACTTTCTTGATAGCATCTTCAATCCTCTGCGGGCTGAAGACCTCGCCCCACGGCACTTCGATGGTGTGCACTTCAGCCCGGCAACGGCGCGCTATTTCACACAATAAATGACCAAAACGGCCAAAAACTGGCACCAGAACTTTATCTCCAGGGCGGATAGCCGACAGTAAAACCGCCTCGATACCCGCACGAGAGGTGCCATCGATCAACATAGTCCAGCGGTTCTCGGTACGGAAAACCCCGCGATACAGCGCCATCACCTGATTCATATACTCCGTCATCACCGGATCGTACTGCCCGATCAACTGACTGGCCATCGCCCGCAATACTCGGGGATCGGCATTGATCGGCCCCGGTCCCATAAGTAACCGCGCCGGTGGATTAATTTGACAAAACAGTGGGTTAGGGTTCATTGCCGACATAGAAAATCTCCGTCCTTAAAAAATCAGTAACATGCAAGAGCAACATCCGCTTTTTTCATGTTCATAGCATATATCCGATAGTTCAATAATGAAACGATAGATTCTTAAAATCATAAAAATGAAACTATAGTTGCAAATATCATGCCAATGATGATTTATGCAAATAGCCCATCTTTAGGTCATTTAAACGCAATGTGGGGCATAAACTGGGGAGATAGTCTCACAACGAGAGTGCGGAAAAACAGTTAGAGCGCACCATAAAGGTGCGTAAATTGATGAAAATAACAACAAAGCGCTAATGGGAAGCGAATACGGCGTAAGCCGCTGGGACTAAACAAAACCATCGCCTTTTCACCGACTGAACGAGCGAACAACCTACCGCTGTTCCAGTTCGCCCAAAGAATCATACAAATCAGCAATTTGATGAATTCGCTGGCGGCCCTGCGCTAGCGTCTCATGCAACAAGGCATTACTCAGTAGACTCGCCAAACTCATGGCCGAAGAGTAGCTATCAAAGGCCGATACACTGTCGAGCGGTGTAGTTAACCGCCAACGCGCTAACGGCAGTATTGACTGGGCCTGTGGCTCACAAATCAACAGTGTCGGCACGCCTTGTATCTGCATTTGTAGCAGGATCTCACGGATAACCTTCGGGCGGCGACGAAATGCCACCACAATAACTAAATCGCGCTGCGTGACATCTACTAGCTCCTCCGCTAACGTCTGCCCCGTTTGCGGCACCAACTGCACTTGCTGGCGCACCTGCAACAACTGTTGACGTAAATGCAGCGCGACCGGGTAACTGTTTCGTAGCCCCAACAACAAAATACGCGGTGCACGCACCATCGCATTGATAACCTCGCCTAACTGAAGGCTATCCAACTGACTCACCCAATGCGTCAAATTCGCCATTTCTTGCTTGTAGTGGCGAGACAATAAAGTGTTCCCTTGCACCGCATCACGGTTATCGGTCAATGGCATACCGCTTTGACGCAAGGTGCGGACCTCTTCACGCATCTCCCGATAACTGGCGTACCCCAGGCGCTTAAACAGTCTACTAACCGTGGCCTTAGATACCCCACTCAAACGCGCCAACTCGGCACTGTTATAACTAATCAGGTCATCAAAATGATCAAAAATAAAATCGGTAACGCGCTGTTCCTGCGGGGTTAATTGCGCGTAATGCGCCCGCAAACGCTCATCAATCTGTTTCATACCCTTCTCCGGCCAATGAAACTATCGTTTCAGCATAGGCATTTTTGCGGAACATAGCATACAAGCCCACCGCAGTAATAAGAGAATTTTCATGCTGAGTGCTAACTCTGTCATTCGGGAGCCAGCCGGCCCCGGTTCGATTAGCCTGCTCGGTTGAAGAAACTGAAGCCAAGTGCTCACCAAGCGAAGATCAACTTGATCCAAACTGAACTAACAGCGAGATTCATCAGATAAAATTTATCCCTTGGTTTATCATTCCTAATTATCTAATACTGTTCTTCTTCGCCAATAAGAATCATTCCTCCCATGAAACAAAAAGCTGAAAACTCCGGTTTAAGTCCAGCATTAATCGTGTTGATGTCGGTCGCCACCGGACTGGCTGTTGCCAGCAACTACTATGCCCAACCACTGCTGGAAACCATCGCGCAAGCCTTTAATCTCTCGGTCAATCAGGCTGGGTTTATTGTCACCGCCGCCCAGTTAGGTTATGCCGTCGGCTTAATGTTCCTGGTCCCGCTAGGGGATATGTTTGAACGCCGTGGGTTGATTGTAGGTATGACGTTGCTGGCTGCTGGCGGTATGCTAATTACCGCGATGTCACAAAACCTCACCATGATGATTGTCGGCACCGCGCTCACTGGCCTGTTCTCGGTCGTGGCACAATTACTGGTGCCGCTGGCGGCCACACTGGCTGCGCCAGAAAAACGCGGCAAAGTGGTCGGCATTATTATGAGCGGGCTGCTATTGGGGATTTTGCTGGCACGAACTGTGGCCGGAGCACTGGCCTCCATTGGCGGTTGGCGGACTATTTATTGGGTTGCCAGTGCACTGATGTTCGTCATGGCATTGGTGTTGTGGCGCTACCTACCGCGCTATAAACAACATACCGGTTTAAATTACGGTCAACTGCTCGGATCGATATTCTCACTGTTTATTCACACGCCGGTGCTGCGCACCCGTGCCTTGCTCGGCGCGCTATCGTTTGCCAACTTTAGTGTGTTGTGGACGTCAATGGCCTTCTTACTGGCGTCCCCGCCGTTCGGTTACTCCGAAGCCACCATCGGGTTATTTGGTTTAGTCGGTGCCGCAGGTGCGCTGATGGCAACCAAAGCAGGCCAATTGGCGGATAAAGGTAAAGCCCGCATCACCACCAGCGTCGGTTTGGGATTACTGCTGTTGTCATGGATACCTATCGCTCTGGGGCAACATTCAATCATCGCCCTGATTATCGGTATTGTCGTGTTGGATCTGGCGGTACAAGGGGTGCATGTTACCAATCAGAGCGTGATATATCGCATGATGCCGGAAGCCAGAAATCGCTTAACCGCCGGTTATATGACTACTTACTTTATCGGTGGTGCATTAGGCTCGCTGATTTCAGCGGCAGCATATCAACATGCAGGCTGGTATGGCGTGGCAGCCGCCGGGTTGGTGCTGTGTATCCTAAATATTACTACGTGGCTGGCCGGTAAACGTTTCGATCCTCCTGCAAATCAACCTGTTGAGTGATCCCAGTTGATTAGCTAACTAATAATCAATATAGCTATAAATTTGGGTTATAGGGTATTAAGACCATTACCTCTCTGGTAATGTTATCTAACATATTATTTTGCCCTGTAACCCAACGATCTTATGCAAAGCCAAATTACCGAGTCTCCGCCAGCTACCCGGCCAATAGCCACCTTTATCGAGGGCATTACCGATAGCTTGCCTATCGTTATCGGCTATTTACCGGTGGCTTTCGCCTTTGGTCTGAGTTCGGTAAAACTGGGTTTTACGCCGCTGGAAGCTATCTTCTTTTCTTGCATTATTTATGCCGGTGCCAGCCAATTCGTTATCACCGCCCTGCTCAGCGCGGGGATGTCGCTATGGGTTTCCGCCTTGACCGTGATGGCAATGGATATCCGCCATATCTTGTATGGCCCAGCACTTAAACACCGTATTTTGACCAAACTATCAGGTAACAAAACTGCCCTGTGGGCATTTGGTTTGACCGATGAAGTGTTTGCTGCCGCTACCGCCAAGTTAATGAAAGATCAGCGGCGTTGGAGCGAAAACTGGATGCTGGGTATCGCGTTTACCTCTTGGTTATCTTGGGTGTCGGGTACCGCTATCGGCGCAATGTTTGGCAATGGCCCGCTGGAGAATTACCCCGCTATTGAGGCCTCCCTCTCCTTTATGCTACCGGCGTTGTTCTTAAGTTTTCTGCTGGCCTCATTTAAACGCCAATACAGCCTAACTGTTATCGCCTCGCTGAGTGGCGCATTGCTTGGCGCTGTGTTGTTCTCTATTCCGGTGGCGATTTTGGCTGGAATTAGCGCTGGATGCCTGGCCGCCCTGCTGCAACCCACCCCCGCAGTGGTGACTGAACACAGTGAAAATAACGAGCAGGAGCCGACACCATGAATTCGGATGTCCTGGTTATTGGTTTAGTGGTGGGGATGGTAAATTACCTGTTTCGTTATTTACCATTGCGCCTTGGGCCAGCACGTAAACAAACCAGTCTGCAACGGAGCAGAGTGTCACTGCTGTTGGACAGCATTGGGATTGCTTCTATCTGTGCATTATTGGTGGTTTCCAGCACACCAGAAATTATGCATAACCCACAGAAGCTCATCCCTACATTGGTTGGCTTTTTGGTTATCTGCGGCGGCTTTTATAAAACCAACAGTATTATCTTCGCCACATTATTCGGCGCACTCAGCTACGGACTGACATTCAAATTACTTATGATTTTGGGGTGAATGATTGCCTAAATTGTGAGCTAAAACACAATACCCTTACAATTAATGACACTCATTATTCACATATAGTGACTGAATAACACGAATTGCTAAATTTTTCTCGAATTATACCGTTTACATTATTAATCACTATCGTTACTGTACCATTTGAAATTAATGAGGCTCCTTATAATGGAAAGTTCGTTTAGTCCTATAGAACAGATGCTTAATTTTCGTGCCAAACGCCAGAAGGATTTCCCTTATCAGGAGATTTTGCTGACGCGCTTGTGTATGCATATGCACAGTAAATTGCTAGAAAATCGCAACAAAATGCTGAAAGCGCAAGGGATTAACGAAACCTTGTTTATGGCGTTAATTACCCTGGATGCACAAGAAAGTCATAGCATCCAACCGTCTGAACTGAGTGCTGCACTGGGGTCTTCGCGCACTAATGCCACCCGCATTGCTGACGAGTTGGAAAAGAAAGGCTGGATTGAGCGCCGCGAAAGCCACAATGACCGCCGTTGTTTGCATTTGCATCTGACCGAAGCGGGTGTTGAGTTTTTAAATCAACTTCTGCCCCCACAGCATAAGTGCCTGCATTTTCTTTGGTCAACCCTCGACGCCGACGAACAGCAACAGCTTGAAACGCTGACGCGCAAGTTACTGACTCGTTTAGATCAAATGGAAGTACCGGAGCCGTAATTCCAACATATCTACCCAGGTGCATGACTTGATCCAGCTAAACAACTATGCGATCCCCACATAGCTGGAGACTGACGCCTTTGTGCGCCGCATTTTTCCGGCGGGCTGCGCCTCAAGCGATAACATTGCGCCTCAGTCTCAAGTACTGGATAACCAACAAAACGCCAATTAGCACAGCCTAAAGTCAGTTCGTTAGCACTCAGTCATCAGTGGTGGCGGGTTCTGGAAGATCCCCAACTTGATGCGTTGATGCCGCGCGGGTACGAGAGGCTCAAAGCCAGGATTATTGGTGGCGATAAATTGTTAGCAAGCGAATCATAATATCTACAACAGCAACAATCAGCACTTACCGCCAGCAACTATTGATTGCAGGCCAAGATTAATTTGATCCGTTCATTGAGTGGTGGCTATCAGGCACCGGTCAGTGGTGGTTCACAAAATAAAACAATATAAAATGTGGGGAAGACCATGAGTACAAGCGCGGAAGCTCAAATCCCGCAACAACCGCAGAACAACAAAAAGAAGCAACGTAAGCATGTGCTTCTTCTTCTGACGGTTATTTTTATCATCATTGGCGTGGCCTATCTTATTTATTGGTTCTTGGTGCTGCGTCATCACCAAGAGACTGATAATGCCTATATTTCAGGCAATCAGGTACAGATCATGTCGCAAGTTTCTGGCAGCGTGATCAGTGTTAATGTCGAAAATACCGATTTGGTTAAAAGCGGTGATGTGCTGCTGGCCCTTGACCCAACTGATGCTGAACAGGCGTTTGAGCAGGCAAAAACCGCACTGGCTAACAGTGTGCGTCAAACCCACCAACTCATGATTAACAGTAAGCAGTATCAGGCAAATATTGCCCTGAAAAAAACGGAGCTAAGTAAATCACAAAATGACTTAAGCCGTCGTGTGGTACTGGGTTCTGCTAATGCAATTGGTCGTGAAGAAGTGCAACACGCCCGTGATGCTGTCGATGCAGCACAAGCTTCACTGGATGTTGCGATTGCACAATATAATGCCAATCAGGCGCTGGTTTTGAATACCCCACTGGAAAAACAACCGGCGGTTGAGCAGGCTGCGGCCAAGCTGCGTGATGCCTGGCTCTCTGTGCAACGGACCAAAGTTGTCAGCCCGGTAGACGGTTTTGTTTCACGCCGCAGTGTGCAAGTGGGTGCTGAAATTGCCAATGGCGCGCCATTGATGGCAGTTATCCCAGCGAACCAAATGTGGGTTGACGCTAACTTTAAAGAGACACAGTTAGCGAATATGCGCATTGGCCAAAGTGCCACCGTTATCACTGATTTC
The sequence above is drawn from the Yersinia intermedia genome and encodes:
- the ygaH gene encoding L-valine transporter subunit YgaH, translating into MNSDVLVIGLVVGMVNYLFRYLPLRLGPARKQTSLQRSRVSLLLDSIGIASICALLVVSSTPEIMHNPQKLIPTLVGFLVICGGFYKTNSIIFATLFGALSYGLTFKLLMILG
- a CDS encoding AzlC family ABC transporter permease, translated to MQSQITESPPATRPIATFIEGITDSLPIVIGYLPVAFAFGLSSVKLGFTPLEAIFFSCIIYAGASQFVITALLSAGMSLWVSALTVMAMDIRHILYGPALKHRILTKLSGNKTALWAFGLTDEVFAAATAKLMKDQRRWSENWMLGIAFTSWLSWVSGTAIGAMFGNGPLENYPAIEASLSFMLPALFLSFLLASFKRQYSLTVIASLSGALLGAVLFSIPVAILAGISAGCLAALLQPTPAVVTEHSENNEQEPTP
- the mprA gene encoding transcriptional repressor MprA, producing MESSFSPIEQMLNFRAKRQKDFPYQEILLTRLCMHMHSKLLENRNKMLKAQGINETLFMALITLDAQESHSIQPSELSAALGSSRTNATRIADELEKKGWIERRESHNDRRCLHLHLTEAGVEFLNQLLPPQHKCLHFLWSTLDADEQQQLETLTRKLLTRLDQMEVPEP
- a CDS encoding pyridoxal-phosphate-dependent aminotransferase family protein, whose amino-acid sequence is MSAMNPNPLFCQINPPARLLMGPGPINADPRVLRAMASQLIGQYDPVMTEYMNQVMALYRGVFRTENRWTMLIDGTSRAGIEAVLLSAIRPGDKVLVPVFGRFGHLLCEIARRCRAEVHTIEVPWGEVFSPQRIEDAIKKVRPRLLLTVQGDTSTTMLQPLAELGEICRRHHVLFYTDATASLGGNVLETDAWGLDAVSAGLQKCLGGPSGSAPVTLSPQFAEQVRRRKCIEQGIRTQDHADGDEEMIYSNYFDLGMIMDYWGPERLNHHTEATSMLFAARECARVMLEEGLDNGIARHALHGSALLAGIQGMGLAVFGDIGHRMNNVLGVVIPAGIHGEQVRQLMLNDFGIEIGTSFGPLNGKIWRIGTMGYNARKDCVLQTLVALEAVLNRLGFATVQGNGLQSAWNVYQAESDKQAIDTVNGAK
- a CDS encoding MFS transporter is translated as MKQKAENSGLSPALIVLMSVATGLAVASNYYAQPLLETIAQAFNLSVNQAGFIVTAAQLGYAVGLMFLVPLGDMFERRGLIVGMTLLAAGGMLITAMSQNLTMMIVGTALTGLFSVVAQLLVPLAATLAAPEKRGKVVGIIMSGLLLGILLARTVAGALASIGGWRTIYWVASALMFVMALVLWRYLPRYKQHTGLNYGQLLGSIFSLFIHTPVLRTRALLGALSFANFSVLWTSMAFLLASPPFGYSEATIGLFGLVGAAGALMATKAGQLADKGKARITTSVGLGLLLLSWIPIALGQHSIIALIIGIVVLDLAVQGVHVTNQSVIYRMMPEARNRLTAGYMTTYFIGGALGSLISAAAYQHAGWYGVAAAGLVLCILNITTWLAGKRFDPPANQPVE
- a CDS encoding MurR/RpiR family transcriptional regulator, producing MKQIDERLRAHYAQLTPQEQRVTDFIFDHFDDLISYNSAELARLSGVSKATVSRLFKRLGYASYREMREEVRTLRQSGMPLTDNRDAVQGNTLLSRHYKQEMANLTHWVSQLDSLQLGEVINAMVRAPRILLLGLRNSYPVALHLRQQLLQVRQQVQLVPQTGQTLAEELVDVTQRDLVIVVAFRRRPKVIREILLQMQIQGVPTLLICEPQAQSILPLARWRLTTPLDSVSAFDSYSSAMSLASLLSNALLHETLAQGRQRIHQIADLYDSLGELEQR
- the emrA gene encoding multidrug efflux MFS transporter periplasmic adaptor subunit EmrA, producing the protein MSTSAEAQIPQQPQNNKKKQRKHVLLLLTVIFIIIGVAYLIYWFLVLRHHQETDNAYISGNQVQIMSQVSGSVISVNVENTDLVKSGDVLLALDPTDAEQAFEQAKTALANSVRQTHQLMINSKQYQANIALKKTELSKSQNDLSRRVVLGSANAIGREEVQHARDAVDAAQASLDVAIAQYNANQALVLNTPLEKQPAVEQAAAKLRDAWLSVQRTKVVSPVDGFVSRRSVQVGAEIANGAPLMAVIPANQMWVDANFKETQLANMRIGQSATVITDFYGDNVVYQGKVVGLDMGTGSAFSLLPAQNATGNWIKVVQRLPVRIELDNKQLAEHPLRIGLSTTVKVDTTNTDGQVLAQNVRKEPAFVTNALSLDLAPVNQMISDIVHANAG